The following are encoded in a window of Camelus ferus isolate YT-003-E chromosome 20, BCGSAC_Cfer_1.0, whole genome shotgun sequence genomic DNA:
- the LOC102509492 gene encoding tripartite motif-containing protein 26, giving the protein MAATSPLRNLEDEVLCSICLDYLRDPVTIDCGHVFCYHCIIKVCESARQPLYCSLCKTAFKKENIRHVWQMASLVENIWRMKVDEERQPREERPSEQRAEKLCGQHLEKLHYYCKDDQQILCVMCRESREHRHHAAVLLEKAAQPYRGKILNHLKILKGDRDRIQNFQSTGEDEIQALLAKFQSHKQDIASVFEQGHQFLREREQYLLEWLEGMEQELTEGKNSHVTKGSEEVVRLGTLISELEKKAQQPALELLQDPSDIISRYPRKKFWIEKPISPAIKKRTEEFSDKLLSLEKGLRGFHGKLIRDLEYKTMRIILNSQTANGYLSVSPNGKSMIFTGLWMNKHQHGQRFDPEPGVLGSKGFTWGKVYWEVKVDRIWWGAEEEEEAVKYRGGTRGVFGSSYLGGFIGITDGYSSPGYRDESEELEEEWSQENGIWPKFCMVGVARESVVRRGFLNFTPEEGFWTLQLSSAGVYICTSPEPLQILSYCPRQIGVALDYDGGKVTFTNARTEEFIYEFSSSFTGRIFPFLWLNCMRSRLTLRP; this is encoded by the exons ATGGCTGCTACCTCTCCTCTGAGAAACCTGGAGGACGAGGTGCTGTGCTCGATCTGTCTTGACTACTTGAGAGACCCTGTAACCATTGACTGTGGTCATGTCTTCTGCTACCACTGCATCATTAAGGTCTGTGAGTCTGCTCGGCAGCCATTATATTGTTCTCTCTGCAAGACAGCCTTTAAGAAAGAGAATATCCGCCACGTGTGGCAGATGGCCAGCCTAGTGGAGAACATCTGGAGGATGAAAGTAGATGAGGAGAGACAGCCCAGAGAGGAAAGGCCATCTGAGCAAAGAGCAGAGAAGCTGTGTGGGCAGCATTTGGAGAAGCTCCATTACTACTGCAAGGATGACCAGCAGATACTGTGTGTTATGTGTCGGGAGTCCCGGGAGCACAGGCACCATGCTGCCGTTCTCCTGGAGAAGGCTGCACAGCCTTATCGG GGTAAAATCCTAAACCATCTGAAGATTCtgaagggagacagagacaggattCAGAATTTTCAGTCTACGGGAGAAGATGAGATTCAGGCTCTGCTG GCAAAATTCCAGAGCCACAAGCAAGACATAGCATCAGTGTTTGAACAGGGCCATCAGTTCCTGAGAGAAAGGGAGCAGTACCTGTTGGAGTGGCTGGAGGGGATGGAGCAAGAGCTCACTGAAGGGAAGAACAGCCATGTCACCAAGGGCTCTGAAGAGGTGGTCCGGCTTGGAACCTTGATTTCTGAGTTAGAGAAGAAGGCTCAGCAGCCAGCACTTGAACTTTTGCAG GACCCAAGTGACATAATAAGCAG ATATCCCCGGAAGAAGTTCTGGATTGAAAAGCCTATCAGTCCTGCAATCAAAAAGCGGACAGAAGAATTTTCAGATAAACTTCTTTCTTTAGAGAAAGGACTCAGAGGATTCCATG GAAAACTGATAAGGGATCTGGAATATAAGACAA TGAGGATCATCCTGAATTCCCAGACAGCCAATGGCTACCTCTCAGTGTCTCCGAATGGGAAGAGTATGATATTCACTGGCTTGTGGATGAACAAACACCAACATGGTCAGCGATTTGATCCAGAGCCTGGAGTGCTGGGCAGTAAGGGCTTCACGTGGGGCAAAGTGTATTGGGAAGTGAAAGTGGACAGGATATGGTGGGGAgcggaggaggaagaagaagcagTGAAATACAGGGGCGGAACCAGAGGTGTGTTTGGCAGTAGCTATCTTGGTGGGTTTATAGGCATCACTGATGGGTATAGTTCTCCTGGATATAGAGATGAGAGTGAGGAGTTGGAGGAGGAATGGTCTCAGGAAAATGGAATATGGCCAAAATTCTGCATGGTAGGGGTGGCAAGAGAGTCGGTGGTGAGAAGAGGATTTCTTAACTTCACCCCTGAGGAGGGATTCTGGACTCTACAGCTGTCTTCAGCTGGGGTTTATATATGTACTAGCCCTGAACCCCTCCAGATCCTGTCCTACTGTCCAAGGCAGATTGGGGTTGCCCTGGATTATGATGGTGGGAAAGTAACCTTTACCAATGCCAGAACTGAAGAATTTATCTATGAATTCTCATCTTCCTTCACTGGGAGAATTTTCCCTTTCCTGTGGCTTAATTGCATGAGATCCAGACTTacactgaggccctga
- the TRIM26 gene encoding tripartite motif-containing protein 26: MATSAPLRSLEEEVTCSICLDYLRDPVTIDCGHVFCRSCTTDVRPVSGGRPVCPLCKKPFKKENIRPVWQLASLVENIERLKVDKGRQPGEAAREQPDPHLCARHQEKLHYYCEDDGQLLCVLCRESREHRPHSAVLVEKAAQPHREKILNHLSTLRRDRDKIQGFQAKGEADILAALKKLQDQRQCIVAEFEQGHQFLREREQHLLDQLAKLEQELTEGREKYKTRGVGELARLALVISELEGKAQQPAAELMQDTRDFLNRYPRKKFWIGKPIARVVKKRTGEFSDKLLSLQRGLREFQGRLLRDLEYKTVSVTLDPQSASGYLQLSEDWKCVTYSSLYQSAYLHPQQFDCEPGVLGSKGFTWGKVYWEVEVEREGWSEDEEERDEEEEGEEEEEEEEADYGDGYDYWETDEDEESLGDEEEEEEEEEEEVLESCLVGVARDSVKRKGDLSLRPEDGVWALRLSSAGIWANTSPEAELFPALRPRRVGIALDYEGGTVTFTNAESQELIYTFTATFTRRLLPFLWLKWPGTRLLLRP; encoded by the exons ATGGCCACGTCAGCACCACTGCGGAGCCTGGAAGAGGAGGTGACCTGCTCCATCTGCCTCGATTACCTGCGGGACCCGGTGACCATTGACTGTGGCCACGTCTTCTGCCGCAGCTGTACCACCGACGTCCGCCCTGTCTCAGGGGGCCGCCCCGTCTGCCCCCTCTGCAAGAAGCCTTTTAAGAAGGAGAACATCAGGCCCGTATGGCAGCTGGCCAGCCTGGTGGAGAACATTGAGCGGCTGAAGGTGGACAAGGGCAGGCAGCCAGGGGAGGCGGCCCGGGAGCAGCCGGACCCGCATCTGTGCGCGCGGCACCAGGAGAAGCTGCACTACTACTGTGAGGACGACGGGCAGCTGCTGTGCGTCCTGTGCCGGGAGTCCCGGGAGCACAGGCCCCACTCGGCCGTCCTGGTGGAGAAGGCCGCCCAGCCCCACAGG GAAAAAATCCTGAACCACCTGAGTACCCTAAGGCGAGACAGAGACAAAATTCAGGGCTTTCAGGCCAAGGGAGAAGCTGATATCCTGGCTGCGCTG aAGAAGCTCCAGGACCAGAGGCAGTGCATCGTGGCTGAGTTTGAGCAGGGCCACCAGTTCCTGAGGGAGCGGGAGCAGCACCTGCTGGACCAGCTGGCGAAGCTGGAGCAGGAGctcacagagggcagggagaagtACAAGACCAGGGGCGTCGGGGAGCTGGCCCGGCTGGCGCTGGTCATCTCCGAGCTGGAGGGCAAGGCGCAGCAGCCGGCTGCAGAGCTCATGCAG GACACCAGAGACTTCTTAAACAG GTATCCACGGAAGAAGTTCTGGATTGGGAAACCCATTGCTCGAGTGGTTAAAAAAAGGACAGGAGAATTCTCAGATAAACTTCTGTCTCTGCAGCGAGGCCTGAGAGAATTCCAAG ggaGGCTGCTGAGAGACTTGGAATATAAGACAG TGAGTGTCACCCTGGACCCACAGTCGGCCAGTGGGTACCTGCAGCTGTCGGAGGACTGGAAATGTGTGACCTACAGCAGCCTGTACCAGAGCGCTTACCTGCACCCGCAGCAGTTTGACTGTGAGCCGGGGGTGCTGGGCAGTAAGGGCTTCACCTGGGGCAAGGTCtactgggaggtggaggtggagagggagggctggtccgaggatgaagaggagagggacgaggaggaagagggggaagaggaggaggaggaagaggaggccgaCTACGGGGACGGATACGACTATTGGGAAACGGATGAGGACGAGGAGTCGTTGGgggatgaagaggaagaagaggaggaggaggaggaggaagttctGGAAAGCTGCCTGGTGGGGGTGGCCAGAGACTCGGTGAAGAGGAAGGGCGACCTCTCCCTGCGGCCGGAGGACGGCGTGTGGGCGCTGCGCCTCTCCTCGGCCGGCATCTGGGCCAACACCAGCCCCGAGGCCGAGCTCTTCCCGGCGCTGCGGCCCCGGAGAGTGGGCATCGCCCTGGATTACGAAGGGGGCACCGTGACTTTCACCAATGCAGAGTCGCAAGAACTCATCTACACCTTCACTGCCACCTTCACCCGGCGCCTGCTGCCCTTCCTGTGGCTCAAGTGGCCCGGAACACGCCTCCTGCTGAGACCCTGA